The genomic interval TAGATGGCTTAGGAAGTTCTACAAATAAGACTCAAGTTAAAAATGCTTTAGAAAATTTAGATGGTGTTCAAAAGGTATGTGTAGATGTAGCTAGAGGAAGTATAGAAGTTATGTTTAATGAGCATACAAGTGAGGGTGAAATTAAAAACTGCATAGAAAACACAGGATTTTCTATAAGAAGTTAGTAAGAGTTTTTAAAAGAAACTTTATTAAAATTATAATAAACCCTATAAAAATATTCCGAGTAATCACCATAAATTATATTGTGAATTTACTCGGAATATTTATTAAAACCTTTAAATCTCTTCTTAACTTAACGGGATTTAAGCCTTAGTTTTTATAACTTTTGAACATTAGTAGCCATTGGGCCTTTTTCACCTTCGCTTATATCAAAAGAAACACTTTCACCTTCATGTAAATCTTTTTCAGGTCCTTTTTCCTTCACTTGTGAGATATGTACAAATACATCATCACCTTCATCACAAGAAATAAAGCCATAGCCTTTCTCTTGATTAAACCATTTTACTATTCCAGTTCTACTACTCATAAATACATCTCCTTAAATTAAAAAAGTCTAAACACTAATAGTATTTCATATAATAGTAAATTTAAACATATTTCTTTTAGAAATTTTACTCTTATTTTAAATTAAAGTTCATATAAACATATTTTCTAAAAGGTAATTTATTATGAAAAGTAGAAGGATACTTAGTAATTTTTTATATTTACTTTTGTAATATTATTGTATATAGTTTACTGGAAGGTTTTGATAAAATTTTTATATTGAGAACTGGAGAAAGGAGATATATGTGAAGAGTTTAGTTATTAAGTTTATTTCAATTTTTTTAGGAATAATATGTATATTATATTACATCTTAGTTAATGCTTTAAGTGGAAAAACAACCTTTAGCTCTTTTTATTTAATTTTAGGAGTAGTCATTATATTATACACACTTTTTATAAATAAGCTTTTAAAATTACAGTGGTTTAAAACGGTGTACAAGCCTATGAAGATTTTAGCTCTTATATGCATAAGTATATTTATAATAGTAGAGGGAGCAATAATTTTCTATCCTAAAAAATCCTTAAAATCTTGTGATTATATAGTTGTTTTAGGGGCTGGAATAAGGGGAGAAAATTTAACCGCTACATTAAGAGACAGATTAGATAAGACCATAGAATATTTAGAGAAAACTGGATTTAATGGAGAGATTGTAGTATCTGGTGGACAAGGTCCTGGAGAAAGCATAACTGAGGCTTATGCAATGGAAAAATATCTAGTGGAAAATGGAGTGCCAAAGGATAAAATTGTACTTGAAAATAAAGCAACTAGTACATACGAAAATCTAAATTATTCTAAGAAGATCATAGAGAACTTAAGTGGAAAGCCTATAAAAGACTTAGATATTTTAATAGTTACCACAGATTTTCATGCTATGAGAAGCAATCTTTTAGCTAAAAGAAATGGATATAATAAGGCTTATTTATATACAAGTAAAACTCAGTGGTATTTAGTACCTTCTATGTATGCAAGAGAATTTTTTGCTTTTTGTAAATCATATTTTCTTGATAAGAGAATTTAGCTTTTATAAATATTAAAATTTTAATTGCTTAATTTAAATTAGACATGAGTTATGATTAAAATTTAGAATATAGAATTAAAATGAAAAGCAGATTAGAAAAAACTAATCTGCTTTTTATTTTGCATGTAGTTATATGAATAAAATGTAAAAGGAGAATCACAACACAAAGAAACAAATTACAGGTTATATAGTTTAAGAATATTCATAGAAGACACTACATGCTTGTGTAAAATAAGAAAAAGTGAGGTTAAAAATTACTAAATTATAATTTTTATTACTATATATTTATGAGCTATTTTTATGAAATATTACAAAATATAAAAAAAGAATGAAAATTTTTATTTACAAATTGTTTTAATATACTTAATATAATATATAGAAATAATATTTTGAAACTTTTATTGCATTTTGGAGGTGGTATGAATGGAAAGCGTTCCCCCTAGTAGGAACTTAAGATTAAAATTAAAAATAAGAGGAATGGTACATTTATATACCTTTAAGGAGCAAATTATCCTATAGATAGTTATTATTCCTCTTATTTAAGGAAAAGAGGAAATGATATGAATAAAAGAATAACAAAAGAAAAGCTAAAGGATATTTTAGCTAAATATCCAAGTAATAAATTTGATTCTCTAGATGATATACATC from Clostridium perfringens carries:
- a CDS encoding YdcF family protein; translation: MKSLVIKFISIFLGIICILYYILVNALSGKTTFSSFYLILGVVIILYTLFINKLLKLQWFKTVYKPMKILALICISIFIIVEGAIIFYPKKSLKSCDYIVVLGAGIRGENLTATLRDRLDKTIEYLEKTGFNGEIVVSGGQGPGESITEAYAMEKYLVENGVPKDKIVLENKATSTYENLNYSKKIIENLSGKPIKDLDILIVTTDFHAMRSNLLAKRNGYNKAYLYTSKTQWYLVPSMYAREFFAFCKSYFLDKRI
- a CDS encoding cold-shock protein; its protein translation is MSSRTGIVKWFNQEKGYGFISCDEGDDVFVHISQVKEKGPEKDLHEGESVSFDISEGEKGPMATNVQKL
- a CDS encoding heavy-metal-associated domain-containing protein, with the protein product MEKIHCLVDGLGSSTNKTQVKNALENLDGVQKVCVDVARGSIEVMFNEHTSEGEIKNCIENTGFSIRS